ATGACAGGACACTGATTTTGTGACTTTTCCACCGTTGATTCCCTTGACACTCCCGATCAAGATGTTTCCACCTGAGCCTTGGGTGTTCTCAGTGGTCCGAACGCCGACGTTTCGACCCAGAACTGAAGTTGCAAAGTCGATCATGTCCTCCCCCGACCCGACGCACCGCTTGGTCTCCCCGGGGCTCGACGCTCTCTCGCATTCGCCCAGCGAATCCGCCATCAGCCCCGCCATCTTGGAATCATCCGCTGCATGgaagattttcttcaattcccCGATCTTGCTGGTGGAAAAGGGTAGTTTCGACAGGAGCACCCGGGGCAAAAACGACCTTTTAGGCATTTTATCCTTGATATCGGGCATTGGCATCACAGTTCCAGTCCGCAACATCTTCTCCCTGAAAAACTTCCCGGGCTCAACCCACCTGTTATTTACCCTTTTCCCACTAGCACCCGCCTTCTCTGCGGCCAAACTGGCTGTGGAGCTGCTGCTGCTGGTGTCATTCCTGTAACTCGCAAAAGTGACGCCACTTTTAGCGTACTCCTTGAACGTGTTATTCACACCATATATTTTGAAGCCAACGGTCAGGCTCGAGGCATCCCTGCCATAGCTGGTGAATCTATCGGATCCTTCGTTGAAAGATTGACCGTAGTTGACGAAATTGGCCGTGGCCGCATTGGACCCCTTTGCATAAGATTGGAAGGAGTCATCTCCCACGTTGGACTGATCCCGATAATTGGTAAAAGTTTCAGTAGCAGCATTTCCTCCGGGGCCATAATTATTGAAATTGTTTTCCGGGACATTCCCGTTGGACCCATAAGAGGAGAATTTATCGGTGGCAGCATTCGCGGTTTCACCGTAATTTTTAAAGTTGGAGCCGACGACGTTAGAGTTATTGCCGTAGCTGGTGAAATCGTTCTCCGCTCCATTACCATTTTTGCCGTAGCTGGTGAAACCTTCGTCCCCGGCATTGGCATTGGTTGCGTACCCCTTGAAGCCCTGCTTCCGGCCATTGGAGCTGTCCGAATACGAGGTGAATTTGAGGCCTGGGACGTTGGAATTGTCGTTGTAGTTCTTGAAGTCGCCGGTCCCGCCGGTGGCGGCGGTGCCGTAAGTGGTGAAGCTCTGGTCGACAACGTTGGCGTCGAGGGCGTAATTGGTGAACTTGTCGTCGTGGCCGACGGAGTCACGGCTGTATCGGCGGAAGGCGTCGACGGGGATATTTTCACCGTTGGTGTAGTTTTTGAATGAGTCAACACCTCCGGCACGGTTGGTGCCGTAATTGGTGAAATTCCGGAAGCTGTACGAGGCGAAATTCACGTCCCCGGTGTGCTTTTCGAGGCTGGGGGACAAGTCGGGGAAGCAAATGAGATTGGCTTTGGAGCAAAACGCGGGGAGTTGGGCGGGCAAGGAGTTTTGATCGGCGAGTTTTGAAAAGGTCGCCAATTGCACGGCGTCCAATGGCGAGGCCTTGTTGAGAAAAAACCACGGCTTTGGCAAGTCATTGGACACTTGCTTTTTCCAGTAACGAATCAACGAGGCCTTCGCCGTGAATGGGCTATCTCCGGCCAACCTCCGCCCGGATTTCCCTGCTCCGGCAATCCCCACCTGCATTATCACGCCGATTAATATGGCATATCAGTTATGTGGGCTCTACAGATTGATTAGTAATAATGTACATTGTCCACGCGTGCAAATTCAGAGAACAGAGGAAATACATGGATACAAATTCGAgataaatagaaaaagaattGTACTCCTACTAAAAAAGATTAAGGTTAGATGATGTACAGACTTACACTGAAGGATGGAGCAATGGACAAGAAGAGGAGGCAGAGGAGGAGGGAGGGAGGAGCAGTAGCGGGCTTGAGCATTTTTGATTGCTTTAAAGGTGGCAACAGAGGAAGGAAGGGGTGGGTAGAATGTTATGGTTTTGGATTGGAGGCAGAGCTTTTATACTGCAAAATTTTTGAGGCACGGAACTGAACAGCGAAGGATGGACTGCGGTGGTGGGGGCTTTAAATAGCAGGGTTATGAATTATGATATGTTTTTAAGGGAGGGAAGgtaacaaaaatcaaaagaggagACTTGTGGCAGAATTTGCTTTGCTCCTTTTGCTTTATGGAAATTCGAAATGTTTTGTTAAGTTTTTAATTAAGGCTAGTGGTTTGGTTTAAGGAACTAATCTATGCTTTCGCTTTCTAAATTCATATTATATGCCTTCGCGTTATGACGACGCGGTTAGATCGAGTTTTTCGCAACAGAATATTTTTACTACCTTTTACTAGTACTATAAGATTTGGCAAGTGATTCACAGAATTCAGAAACTTTTGCTTTCTATTTTCAGCGTTGTTAGTCTTTTATTCCTCTGAGCTTAGCAGACAATTTCAATACTAATATACCCTCTCGGTGTCAGAACTGTTGACGTGGTTTCTACTTTTCAGTCAAACAGGAGGCTTTTGCAAAAAACAAAACATATTACGATGATTTATTCACTAACTTTTGATTAGTTACTGAAAGTAATAAAAATCACCAGGCAAAGCTCTGATGATGGATGGATCCTATGTGAGTAAAGTTTAGacatcaaaatttgaaaaagtcgTGAGTTAGATATCTCAAATTTCATTGGAAGAAAAGTCATTCGCAGTCTAAAATGTATGTAGGTTTGGAGCAAGTGTATCGCACAAGTAAATGGCTGCTGttctatattttctttcttatttacaCATAACTAATGTAGCAAATACTTGCATGATTGAATGGGGGGCCacttttactcttttttttttttgcgataAGGatgaataaattataagttaatcTACGATACACAAACTATATGCTTTTCATCATTGCTCGTTTCATTACTACTAGTAATCTTTTTAATTGAGTTCAGACAGTAAATTGTCTTGTTAACGCACGAACAACTTCAAGACGTCACTTGAGAGCCACAAACCAAAGAAATGAAATCTTATAGCGTTTGCTCACAAACTGCAAACGGGGGCGTCGTTGCTAGGTTTGTTACAGATTTAGCAACACAAAGTACGAGCgtgcaaaatcaaaaaatttcgATTTATCGATCAAATTCGAATTTGATTCGGAATTTTAGAAATTAGTAATTCGAAATTCCGCATTGAAATCGAAATTTTCGATTTCAAATTATGCGAATTTGGTTCGAATTCGGTATTGGAGTTTTTGAAATCGGaaatagaaatagaaattttcgatttcaatttcgtcttataatatatatattgttatatatagtaatatttttttataatatatgtaatataaaatttatattacatAACAATACATctaataaaaagcaaaaaaagggaaaaaggttTCCGAATTCGGTGAATTTGGAATTGAATTCGAATTCCGAACTAGTGACTTTGAAATCGAATTCGGTCGGTAATTCTATTGTCAAATTTTCGAAAAATTTCGAATTCAAATTCGTTGCACACTCCTAACACGAAGGATTATCACTTGTGCAGGCCTTCCTTGTGCTCAAACTTCAAAGCGTGGGAGAGTGAGTTGGAGTGGCTTGTTAATTTGGGATTGAGATGAGAAAAAAGGTGGTTATATTAGTTAGTCATGGTCGggttctttttttccttttttcaaccAAATCGGGGAGATAAAAAGCTGAATGATCCTGGTAACGAGACCATTCTGCCCCTAACAATAACCATTACTTTTTTAGTTAAttatgataaagatttttaggTCGACTTCGAAACTCTTCTATTTTCCTTACGGTAGcatttttgcttcaattttaaaacttttttattttctctacGTAGAGTTAGGAGTCATCCcttaagccaaaaaaaaaaaaaaggtggggcCTAAAGTTGAGAGGAGTCACAGTTGAGGTGAAAATTGTTGGTGACTCAAAGAAGCCGCGTTAGATCGCAGATGGCAGCAGAGGTTGCTTGGCAGCGTTTTCCAtcgacatatatatatacacacacacacacacaacaatccTAACGCGTTTAGTTTCTaatgtttttttgttttatgcAGCGAATTGTTTCTCAAACTTTATGTGATCCACTCATGAAGTTTGAGTCACACTCCCTCAAGTCCACTCACCAGTACTGCACTGCTCCTATTCTTCCCAACCATTTGCATTATATGCATCATATACATTTAATGGTGATAAATTTGGTGTTGTACATCTAGGCCAGGGACAAAAACCCGTGACAATGCCAAAATCTATAATTTATTCTCGGGGGAGCAGACCtatcttcttctccttcttcttcttcttattctctctctctctctctctctctctctacttGCTTGTTCAATTGTTcccatactttttttttttttggcttacaAACCAAGCCAGCATTTTTACAACCTGCAACTATCAATTCAGACGAGCAGTCTATAAATGAGGATATGTTCTTCTCAGTACTTTAATTAATAACTCTTTTTGTTTATCTACTTCCAGCTATGGAACTAACAGGGGATTAATGGATTTAAGTTTGGAAGAATATATTCTAGTTGTTAACTCGACCCAAAAAGCGAGAAAGAACTCCCACTTTCTCCACCCTAAAGGAGAGAAACAGAAAGGAAGAGTGATATGATAGTGAAGTGATAAGAAATGTTTTCAACATACTGTTTCATCACGGAATGCAAAAGATTCTGTGTGGTGAGATATaatcctgcttatggttggattTATGGATAATATTTGGATCCTGAAATATTTTTTTACTGTCATCGCAGGGCTATTCAAGTTTTCCAGTTCTGCTGCAACTTTTTTCTCGTGGCCCGACTTAAATTTGGTGAACTGAAAACTTTGGTTGACAAAGAAATCAGCCATCGAGTCTCGACTCCGTTCTGGTTTTGCCGCAGTGAATGGCAAGAACGATCACTAAACTATCTAAAATAGCAAGATTTGATCAttgaaccctttttttttttttttttggccgtAAAGATCATTCAACTCCTTAAAACGGGTATTTTGGGTCACTCTTTGCTAAGCCGACCGGAAATGATTTACAATTTAGGACATTTTTACCTCTGAAAACCTAGAATACCAGGTTAAATGTGCTTCATTTTGATTGGTTTACTGGTTAAATTAGTCAACATGATCCAAAAGATCGATTTTAAAGGGTTAAGTGGCCTTTTTGGCCAAagaaaaagtttagtgacctGACTATAACATTTTAAATAGTTTAGTGATTATTCCAATtttgcaccaaaaaaaaaaaaaaatttttggagaCCTTAATTGACGTTCAATGTCCTCAAAGAAGCATTAATATTCTCAGTGGAAAACGGCACGTAAGTAGCACTGATCATCACAAAAATCATTCATCTCGAAAGGAAAGATTTAAGAATTCCTAGTCTACATCTCCAATTTTTGAAACCATGCTCTTTCTCTCTTGAATCGCATCAAGGGTATTAGCTAACAACGATCAATCCCCTGCTTTGTTGACTCAATTAAGTGAAACTTATACATATGAATAATCGTTACCTCGCAAGAtatcttttcttctttgctaattagcaaaacaaaataatgttttatctCTTAGCCACGTTCATAAGAAAGAAATCCCGAGTTGTTTTCATGTGCAAGTCATTGACTTTCTCAACCAAAAGACAAACTTGTGGCTATGTTCAACTATGTGTACTATTCTCTACGAAGCAATTTGAACACTCATAATTTGATTAGGAGAAGCAAAATTATTAGTGGATCATTTCCCCGGTTTTGCACTCTGTTTGGTAATTTTCTTCGATCTTACATACGGCTACTAGCATGCGAAAGGGGCTATTTGAGATCTTACGCCATAAAAATTGTAGTATACTCCTATTTCAATTATATCCACATATCCAAGGCTGCAGCGTCATAATCGTTCAGAGCTGGATGGTTATCTGATACAACAACATGCATTCATGGCATTATCCACATTTTAACAAACCATTGTCCCTTAACTTAAATTATTGTATATCATCCTGAAGCAGCAGAAATTAAAAACAAGCTCAAATTCATCGGGAGGTAATCAAACAATCGGTATCTGGGAAGGTCTTAGCATTAATGTTGCTGCCTGCCTGCTATTATTTTCTGAGGTCAAATCATCACACTCGTACACCAATTGGCTATACGGCTGGGCGGGCTAGGTTTGTTGCGTCTTATTTTGATGTTTTGCGTATGTCGTAGAAGCATGCAAGAGAAGAAGCACGGTTGGAGGCAAGATTAGGCTGATCAAAACGTTTTTTGATTCAAGCAAACAGTTAGTTACTCAAAGAGCTTCTTGCCCTTTGTCAACCCCGAATTGCTCGAGAGAGAGAAAAAGCTAAGAAAGATTTATTCACAATACCAAACTTTTATTTTGCTGGTTGACATATTTTAAATGTACTCACCACGTGGCCAATTTACAAAATGTATCTTCTTGGTATTTAGATTAATTTTCTACATACTAACAATGAGAGCATATATAGTACTCTTTCAAGTTTAGATGCATAATAATTgatctaaatttaaatttgaaattcaagtttTACGCATATGTTAATATAACTCTgacgtgatagtgtatacattatcaatAATGTATCCAAGATTTATCCTCATTTTTTAATCCACGCAACAAATACGACCAGTGAAGTATCTCATCCTTACTTCTAGCTAGCAATCTTTTAGAGACAACAATAACATATGTTTGCATGAAAAGTTTGCTGCTGAGCAATTGCACGAAAATGGAGGCTGCTTTGAACATGGAAGCCAGGTGACATGTTTTAGAGAGATGCGAAGATTAGAGATAATTGTTGAGTTAATTGAAATTGTCAGACCTCTTTTAATGTCTTTTTTCTGCGGAAGTACAAATGGTTAGGTGGGAATAAATTACCCCTAATCTAGTCGGCTCTGAAGCATCTGGTGGCTTAGAAAATAGTGTGATACCATTGAGTTCACATCAGGCATCCATAGATTCTTCTTTCATATGGTAATTCAAATTAGTTGAACACTCCTAACTTGGACAATTATGTGCTTCCAAGTTCGCTGATAAAGCCAGCAATGTTCCAATTGCTCCTCATATTTGCTTTCCAAAATTATGGTTCCTGATTGCTTTCGTACATCCTATTATATTCACCTAGTCCACTGTACCTCTGAGCCTTGATTAATTCCCATATGCTTCAACCATTTCCTAGCAGGCATTCACATGCTTTACATGCAGTTTTTGTCCACTGCAAAGGTTCGGTTCAGACAAAGATAATACAGAAGCATCTCGCCCTTGAAAATCTTAACCTCTCAAGTTGTGAACAACGAATCTTTTTTATTAAAGAAGTTCGCCATTTCTTTTTGGCCCATCAGAAAAGAGTTAACTATTTTGGAATCACTTAATCCAGAAGAAACTTCTAAAAAAGATGGTCCCTTTTAGCTTTGAAGATGAACCAATACTTTACTTCAGTTTATTAGGGGGATTTTTCCAAAATACTACTGTGAATGGTCCCTTCAGCCGTGCTTATCATCATGAGCATCCATCCTCTCGTACAAAGCTAGCCATTTCATCTTGATCCATCCGACAGTGCGTAGATTTTTCAACAGGTCCTTTGCTTGCTCGGTGCACATGGGACTATTCAATGTCACTACTGCTATTCGATTCAATTAGCAAAGATGGTGTTGAACCACTACTCTGTAGTCTGTACATGTAGGGCTTTCCATCAATGTAAATTCTGCATTTCGACCATCATCCTATTATCCCAGCACTGATAACGTACGATGTATTTGTGATATGTACCAATCTAATCTAGGGAAAGGCACAAAATTGAGTTGGAATCCAAGAATCTAAAATGTTTACAAGTAACTAAATCTTGCCATGCTATTTTCAGA
This portion of the Coffea eugenioides isolate CCC68of chromosome 11, Ceug_1.0, whole genome shotgun sequence genome encodes:
- the LOC113753550 gene encoding polygalacturonase-1 non-catalytic subunit beta-like — its product is MLKPATAPPSLLLCLLFLSIAPSFSVGIAGAGKSGRRLAGDSPFTAKASLIRYWKKQVSNDLPKPWFFLNKASPLDAVQLATFSKLADQNSLPAQLPAFCSKANLICFPDLSPSLEKHTGDVNFASYSFRNFTNYGTNRAGGVDSFKNYTNGENIPVDAFRRYSRDSVGHDDKFTNYALDANVVDQSFTTYGTAATGGTGDFKNYNDNSNVPGLKFTSYSDSSNGRKQGFKGYATNANAGDEGFTSYGKNGNGAENDFTSYGNNSNVVGSNFKNYGETANAATDKFSSYGSNGNVPENNFNNYGPGGNAATETFTNYRDQSNVGDDSFQSYAKGSNAATANFVNYGQSFNEGSDRFTSYGRDASSLTVGFKIYGVNNTFKEYAKSGVTFASYRNDTSSSSSTASLAAEKAGASGKRVNNRWVEPGKFFREKMLRTGTVMPMPDIKDKMPKRSFLPRVLLSKLPFSTSKIGELKKIFHAADDSKMAGLMADSLGECERASSPGETKRCVGSGEDMIDFATSVLGRNVGVRTTENTQGSGGNILIGSVKGINGGKVTKSVSCHQSLFPYLLYYCHSVPKVRVYEADILDPKTKDKINHGVAICHVDTSTWSPGHGAFIALGSGPGKIEVCHWIFENDMTWTIAD